The following coding sequences are from one Salvia hispanica cultivar TCC Black 2014 chromosome 3, UniMelb_Shisp_WGS_1.0, whole genome shotgun sequence window:
- the LOC125211670 gene encoding uncharacterized protein LOC125211670 produces MSMKLLIDTQGKRVLFAEVGKDCVDFLFHILSLPVATIISLPNAQKLVGSLSNLYQSLETLNDAYILPDKKKDIYLKPIPPVSSLVPLLALTDANQLQKKFYKCNSSSTSYCSGSYMSDDPRATCPSCGWLLSKSMTYVPHPAVKVKPEDGGLVKGVVTYMVMDDLMIMPISTISSITILNKFNIKDLSTLEEKDVTLGMDQALKLVKTSMHSKKVLTEVFF; encoded by the exons ATGAGCATGAAGCTGTTGATCGATACTCAAGGCAAGCGAGTCTTGTTTGCAGAGGTAGGCAAGGACTGCGTGGATTTCCTGTTCCACATACTGTCGTTGCCGGTGGCCACCATCATCAGTCTGCCGAATGCCCAAAAATTGGTGGGATCTCTGTCCAATCTCTACCAGAGCTTAGAAACTCTCAACGACGCCTACATACTGCCAGACAAGAAAAAGGACATCTATCTAAAACCGATTCCGCCGGTCTCCAGCTTGGTTCCACTGCTGGCCCTTACTGATGCTAATCAGCTTCAGAAGAAATTTTACAAATGCAACAGCAGCAGCACCAGCTATTGTTCCGGTAGTTATATGTCTGATGACCCACGCGCCACTTGTCCTTCATGCGGTTGGCTTCTTAGCAAGAGCATGACCTATGTTCCTCATCCCGCTGTGAAAGTGAAGCCGGAAGATGGCGGATTGGTGAAGGGAGTGGTGACTTACATGGTCATGGACGATTTGATGATCATGCCTATTTCTACTATCTCCAGCATTACTATTCTTAATAAGTTTAATATTAAGGATCTCTCTACTTTGGAAGAGAAGGATGTCACCTTGGGGATGGATCAG GCCTTGAAGCTGGTCAAGACTTCTATGCATAGCAAGAAGGTTCTGACAGAGGTCTTCTTTTAG